CCGGCCGTGTCGAACGACGTAACGGTAGTGGAGCGCGCCAAGAAATAGTTGCTCCGCCGCTCGTACAACAAGCCGCCCGGCCCGCACCCACGCGCCGGGCGGCTTTTTAGTGCCCTTACCCCGCTGGCCTCGGGTGCCGTATAACCTTGCAGCACCAAGCCCTTGTACTCATGGCCAAAAAATCCTTCAACGAGCTCATCAACAGCCCCGGCATGCCCGTGCTGGTCGATTTCTACGCCGATTGGTGCGGCCCGTGCAAAGCCATGGCCCCCATTCTGGAGCAAGTGGCGGCGCGGCACCAAGGCAAAATCAAGGTGATAAAAGTAGATGTGGACCGCAACCCGGCCGCCGCGCAGCAGTTTCGGGTGCAGGGCATTCCTACCCTAATCCTGTTTCACAAAGGCCAGCCAGTGTGGCGGCAGTCGGGCGTGGTGCCCGAGCCGCAGCTCAACCAGGTACTCGCCGGCTACGTGGGCCAGCGCGCCTAAGCCGCTTACGCGCCTTATCTTGTGCGGCCGGCGCTGTTGCGCCGGCCGTTTTTTATGCGCCACGCTGATATCTGCATTCTTGGGGCCGGACCCGCCGGCGCCACCGCCGCCCTGCACCTGGCCAACGCCAGCCACCGCGTAACCGTGCTCGACAAGGCCACTTTCCCACGCGACAAGGTGTGCGGCGATGCCCTGAGCGGCAAGGTGCTGATGGAGCTGCGCCGCATCGACGAAGCCCTGCCGGCCAAGTTGGCCGCCTGGCCCGGCCAGCTGCCCAGCTGGGGCATCGACTTCTTTGCGCCCAACGGGCAGCGGCTCAGCGTACCCTTTCGGCCCCGCTACAACCCCGATACCGAAGCCCCCGCCGGCCACGTAGCCCGCCGCCTCGATTTCGACCAATTGTTGGTGGATGAGCTGCGCCTGCGCCCCGAAGTAGAGCTGCTCGAGGGCACCACCGTGGCCAACCACCGCCTAGGTGCCGACGGCCGCTGGCTGCTGCTCGATGCCGCCGATCGGCCCATCATTACGGCGCGGTTGCTGCTGGTGGCCAACGGGGCGCAGTCGGCGTTTGCCCGGCAAATTGGCGGCCACGCCCTGGAGCCCGCGCACCACTGCGCCGGCCTGCGGGTGTACTACCGCGGGGTGCGCCAGCTGCACCCGCACAACTTTATCGAGCTGCATTTTCTGCCCGATTTTTTGCCGGGTTACCTCTGGATTTTTCCGCTGCCCGATGGCGCCGCCAACGTGGGCGTGGGCATGCTTACGAAGGAAGTGTCGCGCAAGCGCGTGAACCTGCGCGAGCGGCTGCACGAGCTGCTTACCACGCACCCCAAGCTGCGCGAGCGGTTTGCCGAGGCCACCCCCGAGGGCCCGGTGCGCGGTTTTGGCTTGCCCCTAGGTTCGAAGCGCCGCCCGCTTTCCGGCAACGGCTACCTGCTCCTCGGCGACGCCGGCTCCCTCATCGACCCGTTTACCGGCGAGGGCATCGGCCACGCCATGATTTCGGGTAGGCACGCCGCCGACTGGGCCGCCCGGGCTTTGGCTGCCAACGATACGTCAGCCCGCTTTCTGCAGGGCTACGATGCCGCCGTGTACCGCCGCCTGGGTAAGGAGCTGCGCCTGAGCCACGGCATGCAGCGGCTGCTGCGCTGGCCGAGCTTGTTCAACTTTGTGGCCAACCGTGCTGCCCGCAACCCTACCCTGGCCGAAACCTTATCGGCCATGTTCCTCGACCTGGACTTGCGCGAGCGGCTGCGGCAACCGTCGTTTTACCTGCGCCTGCTGGCTGGCAAATGAGCGCCCTAGGTGCCGCTACTTGCCGGCGAAGCGGCGCAGGCTCTTGTTGGCTTCGGGGTTTAGCTCGGAGGCGCGCTCCAAGTCGCGGCGGGCGTCTTCGGGCTTGTTGAGCGAGGCGTAGCAAATACCGCGGTACTCGTAGGCATCGGCGTACTGCGCATCAAGTTCGATGGCCTTGTTGAAATCGGGCATGGCGCCCTTGTAATTCCCGAGCTGCATTTTGGCAATGCCGCGGCCGAAGTAAGCTTCTTTATCGGTGGGGTTGTAGCGCAGGGTTTTGCCGAAGTCGCTGATGGCGGCGTTGTACTCTTTCAGCCGCAGGCGCGTGAGGCCCCGGTTGTACAAGGCCACTGGGTTGGTGGCTTTGATGCGCAAGGCGGCATTGAAATCGGTTAGCGCATTGCGGTAATCCTTGAGCTGGGCCTTGGCGCGGCCGCGCGCAATCAGGGCGTCGGCGTTGCGCGGGTTAGCTTTCAGGCGGGCATCGGCGGCTTTAATCTCGGCCCGAAAATCGGCGGGCGTGCGGCGCTCGGCTGCGCCGGCCCCAGGTGCCACGGCCGCCTCGGGTGCTGCGGCACCTAGGGCCGGCTCGGTGCTGGCCACCGGCGTGGCAGCCGCGGGGGCAAGCGCCCGGCCCGAGTCGGCCGCGGCGGCGGCAGCGGCCTCGTTCAGGCGCGCACGGGCGGCCATGGTGGGCGTTTCGTTTTCGCGGGTGGCCGAGCACTGGGCCGTCAGCAAAATCAGCAGCAGGCCACCTAGGGCCGGCAAGGATTGTATAGCTGGTTTCATCGGGAGTTGATCAGGGTAAAAGAAAGCAAACGCCGGAAAGCCCAAACCCGGGCTCCGCGGTTTAGTATACGGCAGCGCGCCGCCGAAGTACCGCGCATTGGGGCGGTATTGCCGGGGCGGCTATCTTTGCCCACCCGAGCCCAGGCTGGGCCCGGCTTTCAATTGCCCATCTTTCCCATCAGACAACCTTATATGGCATTGCAGTACGACGTAGTCGTGATTGGCTCGGGCCCTGGCGGCTACGTAGCGGCCATTCGCGCCTCGCAGCTTGGCCTGAAAGTAGGCGTGGTAGAGCGCGAATCGCTCGGTGGCATCTGCCTCAACTGGGGCTGCATCCCCACCAAAGCCCTGCTGAAATCGGCGCAGGTATTCGACTACCTGAAGCACCCGCAGGAGTACGGTCTCTCGGCCGACAACGTCGGCTACGACTTTGCGGCCGTGGTAAAGCGCAGCCGCGGCGTGGCCGAGGGCATGAGCAAGGGCGTTACCTTCCTGCTGAAGAAAAACAAGGTTGATGTCATTTCGGGCACGGCCAAAATCAGCAAGCCCGGCGAAGTGGCCGTAACCAAGGCCGATGGCGGCAGCGAAACCATCCAGGCCAAGCACATCATTCTGGCTACCGGCGCCCGCGCCCGCGAGCTGCCGAACCTGCCCATCGACCACAAGAAAATCCTGGGCTACCGCGACGCCATGGTGCTGCCCGAGCAGCCCAAAACGATGGTAGTGGTGGGCTCCGGCGCCATCGGCGTGGAGTTTGCCTACTTCTACGCCACCATGGGCACTAAGGTGACCATCGTGGAGTTCATGCCGCGCATCGTGCCGGTGGAGGACGAAGAAGTGTCGAAGCAGCTGGAGCGTTCGTTCAAGAAATCGGGCATCGATATCCTCACCAACGCCTCGGTGGAGAAGGTGGACACCAGCGGCCCCGGCTGCAAAGTGACCATCAAAACCGCCAAAGGCGAGCAGCAGATGGACGCCGACGTGGTGCTGAGCGCCGTGGGCATTCAGCCGAACCTCGAGAACCTAGGCCTTGAGGAGCTGGGCATTACGGTGGAGAAAGGCCGCATTAAGGTGGATGAGTACTACCGCACCAACGTGCCCGGCATCTACGCCATTGGCGACATCGTGCCCGGCCCGGCGCTGGCGCACGTGGCCTCGGCCGAGGGCATTACCTGCGTGGAGGCCATTGCCGGCCACCACCCCGAGCCCATCAACTACGGCAACATCCCCGGCTGCACCTACTGCTACCCCGAAATTGCCTCGGTGGGCCTCACCGAAGAAGAAGCCAAAAAGCAGGGCTACGACGTGCTGGTGGGCAAGTTCCCCTTCTCGGCCTCGGGCAAAGCTTCGGCTTCGGGTGCCAAGGACGGCTTCGTGAAGGTCATCTTCGACAAGAAGTACGGCGAATGGCTGGGTGCCCACATGATCGGCGCCGGCGTAACCGACATGATTGCCGAAGCCGTGGTGGCGCGCAAGCTCGAAACCACCGGCCACGAAATCATCAAGGCCATTCACCCCCACCCCACCATGTCGGAGGCGGTGATGGAGGCTGCTGCCGCTGCTTACGGGGAGGTAATTCACCTGTAAGCCCTAGGTTATCTTACGTGCCAACGGCCCGCCGGAACAGTGTTCCGGCGGGCCGTTGTGCGTATCTCTCAGGTGGTTTTATGCATCCATACGCCGCAGCCACCAGCGCCAACGCTACTGCGGCAGCGCGGTTCGTGCCGCGTCGAAGGGCAGCTTCTTGTAAGTGCCACGCAGCCGCGCGTCCAAGTCGGCTTTGTCGTCGGTGAAGCGGGGCTGGCCGGGCTGCTCGAAGTGCCAGGTGCCCAGGTAGTGTACCTGGCCCGCGGCAACGGTGAAGACGTATCGGGTGGCGGCTACGGCGTTGGCCGGATTAGCGGCTTTGCGCAGGTTTTCGGTGAACGTTTCGCCGCCGTACCATTTGCTTTCGGTGTATTCGTAGAAGTGCAGGGCGTAACGGCCGGGCGGCACCGCGAAGCAGAAGCTGTTGCTGCGCGCCGATTTGAAGGCCGGCTTCACCTCCAGCCGCACGGCTTTGCCGGTGCCGAGATTGACGAGGCGCACGTACTGCCCGAAACCGCCGCTGCTGAAGCCCAAGCGTTGCACACAACTGCCGTACACGATTCCCTTGTCGGGTGGGATAATGCCGCGGTCGGGGCTCCAATAGTTCAGCGCAGGCTGCAGCCCCTTAAGCGGCAGCAGATCCAGTGAATCGGGCCCGGCCGCCACCTGGGAAGCTACGCCGGGTACCCCAAACGTAACCGGCATGGTATACACCACGCTCACGGGGCGGCCGTTCTGGGTAGCGGGCTGCCAGGTCCAGTGGTTGAAGAGGCCCACGACGCGCAGGGCCTCGCGGTCGAGGTCGGCGCGGACGCCTTGCTTGAGGCTCACATCGGTGGTGCGGCCCTCGGGGCTGACGGTGAACTGCACCAGTACCTTGCCGGCAACGCCCTCGCGCAGGGCCTGCGCGGGGTAGCGCAGGCTGTCGCGGATAATGGCCTTAAGCTGATCCAAGCCGCCCGGAAATACGGGCATGGTTTCGGTGTAGCGGTACTCCTTGGCAGGGGCCTGGGCTGGTTGTTGGCTATGCACCGGACGGCTGAGCAGGCCAAAGCCTGCCGTAAGCCCGACAAGGGTAAAAAAGCGTTTCACCGAATTGCCATCAGATAGGGAGAGACATGCTATCAAACCGCAAGATACCAAGACCCTCGCCCGCTCACCAAGTGCCGCAAGTTTCCGGCTGCGGTTGGGTTATCGGGGCTTCGGATTACATTAGTTCCCCTATTTTACTTTATGTCCTCCGCTACCGACATCCTCCTCTACCAGTCCCCCAACGGGCAGGCGCAGCTGCAAGTACACCTGCAAAACGAAACCGTGTGGCTCACGCAGGCGCAAATGGCGGAGCTGTTCGACGTCTCGCGTCCCAACGTTACCATGCACGTGCGCAACGTGTTCAAAGAAGGTGAGCTGGCCGAAGAATCAGTTAGGCTGTGTCGGTAAACTCCAGAACGGTCATGCTGAGCCTGTCGAACCGAAGGAAGGCGTAAGCCAAGCATCGCTACCGCTTCGTGGAACGAGCCCAGACGAAGCGGTAGCGATGCTTCGACAGGCTCAGCATGACGACCACGAGGCTTGAAGCAACTTCTCAGACACAGCCTAGTAAGGAATCCTTACATACTGCCGCTGATGGCAAGGGCTACCGCGTCAAGCATTATAACCTTGACGTAATTACCTCGGTGGGTGCAATAGTCCGGAACAGCGCGGCATCGGCAGGCGGGCGCAGGGTTGTTGCTGATGCGGCTTGTTTGCTGAAGCCACAGCTGTTCAGCAACCCGACACCTAGGCTTGCGCAAGCAGCCTGCAGGGCAATGCGGGTAGATAAGGGCATAGGGGTGGCGCATTGATAGCAACGGCGTTGCAGCGCTACCCAATATACACTTATTGCTATGCTTGCAGAAACAGGTTTGCGAGTTGTCAGCGCACTTGCTTGGTGGCCTGTTGTGGCATTGCTATGCGCCTAGGTGCCAGCGGGCTCCATTGGCTAAAGCAGCTTTTCGAGCGCGGCTGCTATGCCCTCGAGGGCGCCCACGTAGTGCACTATCGGCTCGTACAGGCTGCCCGACGACAGCTCTACCTCGGCGCCGGCATTCGGGATGAACAGCCGCAGGATGCCCCGCTCGTGCATGCGCACGAGCAACTGCCCTTCGAGGTAGCGTGTATCGCTCGGAATCCAGTCGGCCGGTACAAAGCCCACTTCGTTTAACTCATATTCTTTCATGCGGCAACGGCGCGGGGCATGCGGCGCCTCCGCGCTGCGGGAGGTTGGTTATGGGTTGGTTGGTGCCGTATCCCAGCCGCCACCTAGGGCGCGGTACAACTCTATCAGCAGCTGAAACTGCTCTTTGCGCAGCTGCGTGGCTTCGAGCTCGGCATCGAGCACGTTGCGCTGGGCGGTAATCACCTCCAGGTAAGTGGCACGGTTGGCCACGTAGAGGTTATTGGAGGCCTCCACGGCCCGGTTGAGCGCGGCTACTTCCTGCTGTTTCAGGGCGTAGGCCCGCCGGAAATAAGCCAGGCCGCTCAGGTTGGTATGCACCTCCCGGAAACCCGTTTGCAAGGCTTTCTGGTAGGCAAACACGGCCTCGCGCTCGGCGGCGGTGGCGCGCTGGTAATCGGCCCTGATCTGGCTGCGGTTGAACACCGGCGCGGCCAGCCCGGCAAGCAGCCCAAACGCCACCGATTGCGGCTGAAACAGCAGCGAGGTGCGGTAGGCATTCAGGCCTACGTAGGGCGTGATGGTGAGCGAAGGCAGAAACGCGGCCCGGGCGGCGGCCACGTCGGCGCGGTTGGCCGTGAGTTCCAGCTCGGTCTGCCGGATATCGGGGCGGCGCAGCAACAGGCGGGTGGGCACGCCGGCGGCTACGCTATCGGGCAGTGCCTGCTGCCGAATGGGTGCCCCCCGCACAACGCGCTGCGGATAGCGACCCAGGAGCTGATTAAGCTCGTTTTCGGCCCGCACGATGCGCTGGCGCACCTGCTGCTCGAGGCTTTGGGTGCGCAGCAACTGCGCCGTAAACTGCTGCACGGCCAGCTCGGTAGCACGGCCACCGGTTTTCTGCACCTTCACAATCTCGAGGGCGCGCTCCTGCAGGCGGGCGTTGCGCACCAGCACATCCAGCTCCGAGTCGAGGGCCAGCAGCTCGTAGTACAGGCTGGCTACTTGCGCCACCAGCGAGGTAGTAACCAGGTATCGGCCCTGCTCGGTGGCCAGCAAACGGGCGTAGGCCGCCTGGCGGCGCTGCCGCAGCTTGCCCCACAGGTCGATTTCCCAGGTGCTGCGCAGGCCCAGGAAATAATCGGGCGTGGCGGGGTTGGGGATGCGCTGGTCGCCGCGGATATTGGGCGAGAGGTTGGTGTCGTAGTTGCCCACGCCGTTGAGCGTGTACTTGCCCCACCGGTCGAAGCCGGCGGCGGCTACTCCGCTTACCGTTGGCAGCAGCGCCCCGCGGGCCGCCACCACGGCCGCGCGGGCCTGCTCGATGCGTTGCACGGCCATGCGCACATCGAGGTTGTTTTGCAGGGCGGTGTCGATAAGGCTGACCAGCCGGGTATCGGCGAAGAACTCGCGCCAGGGCCGCTCGGCAATGCTGACCGAGTCGGTAGCGGCGGCGGGGCCGTACTGCGCCGGCAGCACGGCCGCAGCCCTAGGTGGTGTAGGCTCGGTTACTTTGCAGCCGGCCATCAGCAGCAAGCTCAGCAGAAAATAGAGGCGTTGAGAAAGCATGAGTTGGAGCATATGGGCGGGCTGCCGCAGGGGCGGTTCCCGGCCTGGGTGGTGTAGCGCGTTGTGCAGGGCACAAGCCGAAGCTTCGGCACCGCTTCGCCAAATAGCGGTTCCCCAACCGTAGCCATTTGCTGGCTTGTCGGTGCGAAGCCTGGCTGTGCCCGGCACAACGGTAAGTGGCCTTGCCACCTAGGCGTTTAAGCAGTTGTATGGTTTAGGCGTGTTCGGGCTCGAGGCGCCGCACCGCGCGTTGGTTTTCAACAGCATCTTCTTCGTCGTCCTCGTCGGGCGCGGCGGGTTTGCTCAGGCCCGCAAACAGCACGTACAGGCCCGGAATCAGCACCACCCCAAACAGGGTACCGATGAGCATACCGCCCGCCGAGGCCGTGCCGATGGAGCGGTTGCCCATGGCCCCGGCGCCCGTGGCAATTACCAGCGGAATCAGGCCCGCGATGAACGCGAACGACGTCATCAGAATAGGCCGCAGGCGCGACACGGCACCCTCGACGGCGGCCTCGAGCACCGGGGCGCCCTGCTGCCGGCGCTGGTTGGCTACCTCGATGATGAGAATGGCGTTTTTACCTAGGAGGCCGATGAGCATGACCAGCGCCACTTGCGCGTAAATGTTGTTTTCGAGCCCCAGGACTTTCAGCGACAGGAAGGCGCCGAACACCCCCGTGGGCAACGACAGCAGCACCGGCAGCGGCAGCAGGAAGCTCTCGTACTGCGCCGCCAGCAGCAAGTACACGAACACGATAACCACCAGGAAGATGTAGATGGCCTGGTTGCCCGACAGGATCTGCTCGCGCGTCATGCCCGACCACTCGAAACTGAAGCCGCGCGGCAGCTCCTTGCTGGCCACGCGCTCCACGGCGGCAATGGCGTCGCCGGAGCTGAAGCCGGGGGCGGCGTCGCCGTTGAGCATGGCCGAAGTGTACATGTTGTAGCGCGTGAGCTGCTCGGGGCCGTACACGCGCTCCATCGTCAGGAAGGTGGCGTAGGGCACCATCTCGCCGCGGTCGTTTTTCACGTACAGCTTCAGCACGTCTTCGGGCGCGGCGCGGTAGTTGGGCGCGGCCTGCACCATCACCTTGTACATCTGCCCGAAGCGGATGAAGTTGGAGGCGTAGAACGAGCCCAGCAGCGTTTGCAGGGTGCTCATGGCGCGGTCGACGGTTACGCCCTTTTTGGCGGCCATTTCCTGATCGACGTGGATGAGGTACTGCGGGAAGCTGGCGTCGAAGGTGGTGAAGGCCGAGCCGATTTCGGGCGTTTTGGCCAAGGCCGTGATAAACTTGTTCGACACGGCGGCCGTCTGCTGCAAGTCGCCGCGGCCGGTTTTATCGAGCACGCGCAGCTCAAAACCGCTGCTGTTGCCGAAGCCCGGTACGGTAGGCGGCGAGAAGAACTCGATGCGGGCGTCGCTGATGCCGGCCGTGCGCTTGTTCAACTCCTCAATCAGCTCCTGCACCGACAGCTTGCGTTGGTCCCAGGGTTTCAGGTTGATCATGCCCATGCCGTAGGAGGCCCCGGCCACTTCGTTCAGCAGGCTGTAGCCGGCCAACGTCGAAACCGACTCTACGGCATCGAGCTTGGCGGCTTGCTGCTGAATCTGGTCGAGCACTTTTTCGGTGCGCTCCACGGTGGCCCCGGCGGGCGCCGTTACGTTCACGTAAATCATGCCCTGGTCTTCCGTCGGGATAAAGCCCGTGGGCAGAATCAGGCTCAGCCCAAAGGTGGCAGCGCAGAACAAGGCAAACAGACCTAGGGTAACCGCCCGCTTGGGCGCCCAGCGGCGCAGCAGGCGTTCGTAGCCGCGGGCCACGGCATCGTAGCGGCGGTTGAAGCCGGCAAAAAAGCGCGCCAGCAAACCGGGTCGCTTGCCATCGTCATCGGGCGTGTCGCCCTCAATAGCGTGCGTGGGCTTCAGCAGCAGCGCGCACAATGCCGGCGTAAGCGTAAGGGCGTTGACACCTGAAATGACAATGGAAATGGCCAGCGTGAGCGAGAACTGCCGGTAGAACACGCCCACCGGGCCCGACATAAACGCCACCGGCACAAACACCGCCGACATTACCAGCGTGATGGCCACAATGGCACCGCCAATCTCGCCCATAGCGGCCAGGGTGGCTTTGCGCGCCGAAAGGTGCTCTTCGTGCATTTTCACGTGCACGGCCTCCACCACCACAATGGCGTTATCCACCACAATGCCAATGGCCAGCACCAGCGCGAACAAGGTGAGCAGGTTGATGCTGAAGCCGAACATCTGCATAAAAGCCAGCGTGCCCACCAGTGCTACCGGCACGGCCAGGGCCGGAATAAGCGTGGAGCGCCAATCCTGCAAGAACAGGTACACCACCACAAACACCAGCAGGAAGGCCTCAAACAGCGTGCGTACTACCTCATGGATAGAAGCATCGAGGAAGCGCGACACGTCGTAGCTGATGTTGTACGTCATGCCCGGCGGGAAGCTGGTTTGCTTCAGCTCGGCCATGCGGGTTTTCACGTTCTCGATTACCTCGCGGGCGTTGGAGCCGGGGCGCTGCTTCATCATAATAGCCGCCGAAGGCCGGCCATCGGTTTTGGAGGCCATGCCGTAGCTCAGCGTGCCAAACTCCACGTCGGCTACGTCGCGCAGCTTCAGCACCGAGCCATCGGCGTTGGCCCGGATTACGATGTTCTTGTACTGCTCGGGCTCGAAGAGCTTGCCCGTGTAGCGCAGCACGTACTGCAGCATTTGAGCGGTGCGGCCCGAGCTTTCGCCGGTTTGGCCGGGCGCGGCCTCCACGTTCTGGGCCCGAATGGCCTCCACCACTTCATCAGCCGAAACGTCGTAAGCCAGCAGGCGGTCGGGCTTCAGCCACACGCGCATGGAGTACTCGCGCGAGCCCATGATTTCGGCCCGGCCCACGCCCTCGATGCGCTTGAGCTCCTGCAGAATGTTGATGTCGGCGAAGTTGTAAATGAACTCCTCGTCGGCCGAGGGGTCGTCGCTCATTACATTGAGGTACAGGAGCATGCTGTTCACCTCCTTCTCGGTAGTTACGCCGGCCTTGATTACCTCTTCGGGCAGTTCGTCGATGATGGTCGTGACGCGGTTCTGCACGTTCACGGCCGCGAGGTCGGGGTCGGTGCCCACCTCAAAAAACACCTGAATGGCCGTGATGCCGTTGTTGGAGGTAACGGTGGACATGTACGTCATGCCCGGCACGCCGTTGATGGCGCGCTCCAGCGGCGTGGCCACGGCCTTGGCGCACACCTCGGCGTTGGCGCCGGTGTACTTGGCCGTAACGGTTACGGAGGGCGGCACGATTTCGGGGAACTGCGTGATGGGCAGCGTCAGGAACGCCAGCCCGCCCAACAGCACAAAAATCAGCGAAATGACCAGCGAGAGTACCGGTCGTTTTATAAACAGTGCGAGCATCGGAGCGGCAGGTGGTGGTGGTAGGTGGGGCCGGCAGCCCGGCCACCCAGGGCTGGCTGCCTCCCCCTCACGCCCGCCGAAAGTCGCGGTGCCAGCCGACCAGAACCACACCATTCACCTTTTTCTCCACGGAAAAAAATTATGGCTCGGGTCGGGGTTGCGGCACCGCAGCTTTGGCGGGCGGATGGCGCGGGCGCTTTTGGTGGACGCCTGCGCCATCGGGGCGGGAATTTTAGTAGGCGTGCACGGTGGCCCCGGAGCCGCCACCGCCGCCGGCGGGCTGGGCCCTAGGTGCCAGCAGGCTATCGAGGCCCACGGGGCGGGGCCGGATGCGCATGCCGTCGCGGGCGTCCTGCACGCCTTCGTACACCACCCGGTCGCCGGGTTTCAGGCCGGCCTCCACCACGTAGAAGTGCGAAAGGCGGGTTTTGGGCACGAAGTGCGTTTGGCGCAGGCGGTTGTGCTGGTCGACGAGGAACACGTAGTTTTTATCCTGCAGCTCGAACACGGCTTTTTGCGGCAGCAGCACGGCATCCTCCACCTCGTTGGCCAGCTTTACGCGGCCCGTGGCGCCGTGCTTCAGGAGCTTGTCGGGGTTTTGGAAACGCGCCCGGAAAGCAATGGAGCCGGTGTTGGCGTCGAACTCGCTTTCCACGGTTTCGATGCGCCCCAGGTGCGGATACGGCGAGCCATCGGCCAGCACCAGCTGCACCTCGTCGGCGTGGCTGTTGGGGCCTTTGGCGCGGCGCTTCATGTAATCGAGGTACTCGCCCTCCGACACCGTGAAGTAGGCAAACACCGCCCGGATGTCGGACACGGTGGTAAGCAGCGTGCCATCATCAACCAGGCTGCCGACTTTCAGCGGAATGCGGTCGATGATGCCGTCGAAGGGCGCGCGCACCTGCGTGTACGAAAGGTGCAGCTGGGCATCGGCCAACGACGAGCGGGCCTGCGCAGCTTCGGATTGGGCGGCCTTCAGCTTGGCCTGCGCCACCTCCAGCTCGGTTTTCGACACGATGTTTTTATCCACCAGCAGCGTTACCTGCTTTACCTCCAGCTCGGCCACGCGCGTGGCGGCCTGGGCGCTGGCCAGGGCGGCTTTGGCTTTGCTGATTTGGGTGCGGTAGGGCGCGTCGTTGATGCTGAACAGCAGCTGGCCCTGCTTTACCTCCTGCCCTTCGTCGACGTGAATCCTATCGAGGAAGCCTTGCACGCGGCCGCGCACCTCCACGTTGCGCAGGGCCTGAATGTCGGCCACGTACTTGCGAAACAGCACGGTATCCTTGGCTACCAGCTGCGTTACGGGCAGCACGGGCGTGTCGTCGGCGGCCGCGCCGGTAGCCGATTGTTCGGTTTCGCCTTTGGCCGTGCAGCCCGCCAGGGCCAGGCCACCTAGGGCAGCGGTAAGTACGGATAGGCAGAGTATTCGGGGTAGCGGTAATGACATAACAAATTGGCCCAAAGGCCACGAGGTGCAACAACGGCGCAAAGCTGTAGCTACAGCATTAGAGCCGCATTAGGCTGAGATTAGAAAAGATTAGAGCCGCGTTTGGGCGGTGGGTTGCTCTTGCCGCAGCAGGCTCACGAGCAGGCTATCCTTGCGTAGCTGCTCGGCCTGGCAATCGGCCAGCTGGCCTTGCATCAGGCGCAGTTCCACCGCCGATTCGTCGGCGCGGGTGTCGGCCACGGCTTCGCGGTCGAGGAGGTGGTCGGCGCTGGGGTACAGCAAGTAGCAATTCAGGCTGGCCGACAACAGCAACCCTGCCAGCAGCAAAATGGCTGGCAGCTGCGTCGGCCGACGATGCTTTTTCATGGGCATAAATGCACTGATCAGCCACGAAGGAGGCTTCAGGGCATTAGAGCCACGTGAGAACGGGATTAGAAAAGATTAAGGGGGCCAGGGCCTCACCCCCGGCCCCTCTCCAAAAGAGAGGGGAGCCTGGCAACCTAGGGAATAGGTGTCATGCCGAGCATGTTGCGCATCGAGCAAGGAACCGAGACATCTGGTGCACGGACGCCTGATAGCATACACTCCCCCTCTCCCTCATGTCGCGCCTGGAGCGAGGTAGGGGGCCGTGCCCCGTAGGGGTCCCGTGAGGCCCCAACAGCAGCACGCCAGATGCCTCGGTTCCTTGCTCGATGCGCAACATGCTCGGCATGACAGCCAAGCCCTAGGTGCTAGTGTGCCGCTTTAGGCTCGGCAGCGGCTACGTAGGCCGGCAGGCGCACGGTGGCGGTGGTGCCCTGCCCCGGCTCGGAGCTTATGGTAAGCTCGCCTTTGTGCAGGCGCACCACTTTCTGCGTGATGGGCAGGCCAATGCCGTGG
The sequence above is drawn from the Hymenobacter sp. YIM 151858-1 genome and encodes:
- a CDS encoding efflux RND transporter periplasmic adaptor subunit is translated as MSLPLPRILCLSVLTAALGGLALAGCTAKGETEQSATGAAADDTPVLPVTQLVAKDTVLFRKYVADIQALRNVEVRGRVQGFLDRIHVDEGQEVKQGQLLFSINDAPYRTQISKAKAALASAQAATRVAELEVKQVTLLVDKNIVSKTELEVAQAKLKAAQSEAAQARSSLADAQLHLSYTQVRAPFDGIIDRIPLKVGSLVDDGTLLTTVSDIRAVFAYFTVSEGEYLDYMKRRAKGPNSHADEVQLVLADGSPYPHLGRIETVESEFDANTGSIAFRARFQNPDKLLKHGATGRVKLANEVEDAVLLPQKAVFELQDKNYVFLVDQHNRLRQTHFVPKTRLSHFYVVEAGLKPGDRVVYEGVQDARDGMRIRPRPVGLDSLLAPRAQPAGGGGGSGATVHAY
- a CDS encoding efflux RND transporter permease subunit, which translates into the protein MLALFIKRPVLSLVISLIFVLLGGLAFLTLPITQFPEIVPPSVTVTAKYTGANAEVCAKAVATPLERAINGVPGMTYMSTVTSNNGITAIQVFFEVGTDPDLAAVNVQNRVTTIIDELPEEVIKAGVTTEKEVNSMLLYLNVMSDDPSADEEFIYNFADINILQELKRIEGVGRAEIMGSREYSMRVWLKPDRLLAYDVSADEVVEAIRAQNVEAAPGQTGESSGRTAQMLQYVLRYTGKLFEPEQYKNIVIRANADGSVLKLRDVADVEFGTLSYGMASKTDGRPSAAIMMKQRPGSNAREVIENVKTRMAELKQTSFPPGMTYNISYDVSRFLDASIHEVVRTLFEAFLLVFVVVYLFLQDWRSTLIPALAVPVALVGTLAFMQMFGFSINLLTLFALVLAIGIVVDNAIVVVEAVHVKMHEEHLSARKATLAAMGEIGGAIVAITLVMSAVFVPVAFMSGPVGVFYRQFSLTLAISIVISGVNALTLTPALCALLLKPTHAIEGDTPDDDGKRPGLLARFFAGFNRRYDAVARGYERLLRRWAPKRAVTLGLFALFCAATFGLSLILPTGFIPTEDQGMIYVNVTAPAGATVERTEKVLDQIQQQAAKLDAVESVSTLAGYSLLNEVAGASYGMGMINLKPWDQRKLSVQELIEELNKRTAGISDARIEFFSPPTVPGFGNSSGFELRVLDKTGRGDLQQTAAVSNKFITALAKTPEIGSAFTTFDASFPQYLIHVDQEMAAKKGVTVDRAMSTLQTLLGSFYASNFIRFGQMYKVMVQAAPNYRAAPEDVLKLYVKNDRGEMVPYATFLTMERVYGPEQLTRYNMYTSAMLNGDAAPGFSSGDAIAAVERVASKELPRGFSFEWSGMTREQILSGNQAIYIFLVVIVFVYLLLAAQYESFLLPLPVLLSLPTGVFGAFLSLKVLGLENNIYAQVALVMLIGLLGKNAILIIEVANQRRQQGAPVLEAAVEGAVSRLRPILMTSFAFIAGLIPLVIATGAGAMGNRSIGTASAGGMLIGTLFGVVLIPGLYVLFAGLSKPAAPDEDDEEDAVENQRAVRRLEPEHA